Sequence from the Candidatus Cloacimonadota bacterium genome:
AGTAGGGAAGAGGTTCAACAGATAGCAGAAGAAGAAGTGCAGACAATGTGTTATATTGCTGACGAGTTAATATCTTGCGGAATTAAGGTTACAGAGGTTAGTATTGGTTCGACACCGGCTGCAATATTCTTAGAAGAAGCTCGAGGAATCACCGAATTTCGTCCGGGTAATTATGTTTTTAATGACAATATTCAGGTTTCATTGGGCGTAACGACTGTAGAGAACTGTGCACTAACTGTCATCTCAACAGTCATCAGCAAACCTACTGAGGATAGAATTATTATAGATACTGGGAGTAAATGTTTAGGATTGGATAAGGGTGTGCATGGTTCACAGTTGATAAAGGGTCATGGTTTATTGAAGGAATATCCTGAGATATTAATCGAACGGTTGTCGGAAGAGCATGGAATTTTGAGAGTTAATAAAGATCATGAAATCCAGATAGGAGATAGATTGACAATCATACCTAATCATGCCTGTTCAGTAATGAACCTCTTTGACGACGTTTATGTCGTCAAAGAGGCTCAAATATATGCTAAATGGCAAGTTGTTGCCAGAGGTAAAGTAACCTAAGAAGCTACTTTTTCTTTATTTTCGATACTTTTGCTGCACAGACCTTGAGTTCAGGAATCTTGGCAATCGGATCAAGGGCGTTTATTGTCAAACGATTGGCCGGTGCTTCAGCAAAATGGAAGGGTATATAGATAGTTCCCTGTGCAATTTTCTTCGTAACAAAAGCAGGAATTTCGATCTCTCCTCTTCTGGTCTTTACTTGTACCATTTCACTGTTCTTGATACCAATTTTTTCAGCATCAGCAACCGAGATCATGACTGATGGTTTACCGAGAGCATTCAGACCCGGAGATTTTCTGGTCATTGTTCCAGTATGGAATTGTTCCAGAATTCTACCTGTAGTCATAACTAAAGGATATTCATCATCAGGAAGTTCAGCCGGTTCTTTGAATTCGATGGCATGGAAAAGACCCAAACCACGGGCAAATTTATCCTTATGCAGATAAGGGGTTCCAGGATGCTCTGTTGTCGGGCAAGGCCATTGAAGACCATTGAGATCGATACGATCCCATGTTATACCAGCATAAGATGGAGCCACCAGATTAATTTCCTCAGTAATCTCTTTCTCAGATTTATAATTCCAATCTGACCCCATAGCATTAGCAATTAGTTGGATGATCTCCCAGTCATCTTTTGCTTGTCCCGGAGCTTTGACTGCAACATTCAATCTTTGAACTCTTCTCTCAGTGTTGGTGAAATGACCTGTCTTCTCGGCAAATGACTTCGCTGGTAATACTACATCAGCAAACTCAGCAGTTTCAGTTAAGAAGATATCCTGCACTACTAAGAAATCGATCTTTTCCAGTGCTTTAATAACATGTGATTGGTCAGGGTCACTCAAGAAGGGATTTTCTCCCATGATATAGAGTGCTTTTAATCGTCCATCTAAAGCAGCTGATGTTACTTCTGTAACGGTAATTCCTACTTTATCAGACATAGGTTTGTTATATAGCTTTTCAAACTTCTCCTTAACTTTAGGATCATCTACTTTCTGATAAGCAGGATATACATTAGGTAATCCACCCATATCGCAAGCTCCTTGAACATTGCACTGTCCTCGGAGAGGATTAACTCCACCACCGGGAATACCGAGATTACCACAGAGCATCTGAAGGTTAGCTACAGTTTTAACATTATCAGTACCAGTGGTGTGTTGGGTAATACCCATTGAGTAGAAAACACTTGCTGTAGGAGCTTTGGCAAACAATTCCGCAATGTCCATCAGAGTTTGTGCCGGAATACCTGAAATCTTTTCTACACTTTCAGGAGAGTATTTATCTTTCATTACTTCTTCTTTCAAAGCATCAAAATTCTCACAGCGATTAGCTATAAAATCTTTATCTTCCCAGCCGTTTTTGATGATAATTTGCATAATCCCATTGAGTACTGCTACGTCTGAACCGGGTCTTTGAGCAGTATAAATTTCGGCATAATCAGCTAATCTGATTTTCTTAGGATCGATCACGATCAATTTAGTTTTTGCATCGCGAACAGCTTTTTTTATGCGTGCTGAAATAACAGGATGAGCAGCAGTAGTATCTGAACCTGTAACTAAAATTACATCGGCTTTTCTGATATCAGCGATATCATTTGTCATTGCTCCGCTTCCAAACGAGGCAGCCAGACCGGCCACCGTTGAGGAGTGGCATAACCGCGCACAGTGATCGACATTGTTGTTGCCGATCTCCCTCCTCATGAACTTCTGAAAGACGTAATTGTCCTCATTGGTCACTTTTGCTGATGCTAAACCAGCGATAGATTCGAGACCATGTTTTTCTTTGATCTCTTTGAATCTTTTTGCGACAAGAGCAATGGCTTCATCCCATGTTGCTTCCTGAAAGTTCCCTTCACTATTCTTAATGAGTGGTGTTGTTAATCTCGCTTCATCACCTACGAAATCATATCCGTAACGACCTTTAACACAGAGCATTCCTTTGTTGACATAAGCTTCTTCAACACCAGTCACTCTAATGATTTTATTCCTTCGGCGATCAATATGTAATTCTAATTGACATCCAACCCCACAATATGGGCAAACAGTAGTAACCTTTTCCAGTTCCCAAGCCCTTCCTTTTCCGATAGAGTTCTTATCTAATAAAGTGCCCACGGGACATAGTTGGACACATTCACCACATTGAGCACAGGTTGACTCTCCTAAGTGCAGATTGTCATCAAAAGCTATTCTTGTATCGAAACCACGCTCGGAAAAATTTATAACTTCATTAACTACAGTGTTATTACACCCTTCAATACATCTTCCACATTGAATGCATTTGGAGCGATCGACATAAACCATCTCACTGCTTTCATCTATATCAAGAGTTTTGGGCGCTAAGTCAAAAGAAGGTCTTTCGATCCCGAGGTAATAAGCAGCATCTTGTAATTCACAATTACCGTTTTGTTCACAAGATAGACAATCGTGTTTTCCTGATGATAACAAGAGATCCACAACAAGTCGCTGATGTTCTTTAAGTTCCTCGGTATCAATATTTATCTTCATCCCATCTTTGACAGGTAGATTACAGGATGTCTGGAACCCATACATCCCTTCAACCGATACTATACAAACCCGACATTTTCCTGCTGGGCCTGTTTTAGGATGATAACAGAGTGATGGAATATAATATCCGTTATCTTTGGCTACTTGCAAAACCGTTTGTCCCGGTTCGGCTCCACAAGCAATGCCATTGATGTAAATTGTCATAAATCCTCCTTAAAAATATATCTCATATATTATTGTACTTTTCTTAAATAACCGGCAAAGTCATCTGGGAAATACTGCAGAGCCGATCTGATTGGCATCACTGGAGATTGTCCTAATGCACAAAGACTAATTTTCATCCTCTCTGCAACGTAGAGCATCTGTTTCAAATCCTGATCAGTTGCTTTACAACGAATGACTTTGGAAATTAATTTGTAAAGAATCTCTGTTCCTTTATTACAAGGTGAACATTTCCCACACGATTCGTGTCGGAAAAATTTAAGAATTGACCAGAGCATTTCAGCGATGCACTTCTCCTCACTCATGACCATTATAGCACCAGAACCTAATACTGCCTTGTATTCGGCTAGATTATGAAAATCCATCTTGATGTTGAGTAATTGGGCAGGTATAAATGCCCCGGCAGCACCACCAACTAATGCAGCTTTAAACTTCTTGCCGTATAACATACCACCGGCATAGTCATCTATTATCTCTCTCAGAGGAGTTCCCATATTCACTTCACATAACCCGGGGTTAAGAACATCTCCCATAATTGTATAAACTTTAGTACCACAACTCTCGGGAGTTCCAATAGAACTGAACCATTCTGCCCCTTTGAGAATGATTGATGGGATATTTGCTATGGTCTCTACATTATTAACTACTGTAGGTTTTTGCCAAATACCAGCAATTCCGGGAAAGGGTGGCTTTACCCGAGGATTTCCTCTTTTCCCTTCCAAAGATTCGATCATTGCAGTCTCTTCACCGCAGACATAGGCACCGGCTCCTACTTTGATCTCAATATCAAAACTAAATCCGCTATCGAAGATGTTTTCTCCTAAAAAACCGTATTCATGTGCCTGATTGATAGCTTTTTGCAGTCTTTC
This genomic interval carries:
- the nuoF gene encoding NADH-quinone oxidoreductase subunit NuoF, which gives rise to MKYYRTHILVSMDEISIRAGAKEIERHLAQELKKNNLQDEVAVLPTGSLGYFTQEVCILILPDNIVYRNVTLNDIPEIVSEHLLKGRQVKRLIFGEVQSQQVDLNYQKRVVLEHSGIINPESIEEYIGYDGYEAWLKALLKMKPDDIVNEVKKSGLRGRGGAGFPTGLKWSFTAPLKVKEKFLLVNADEGEPGTFKDRLIMEGDPHKLIEGMLIAGYAIGATKGFIYIRGEYKLCIERLQKAINQAHEYGFLGENIFDSGFSFDIEIKVGAGAYVCGEETAMIESLEGKRGNPRVKPPFPGIAGIWQKPTVVNNVETIANIPSIILKGAEWFSSIGTPESCGTKVYTIMGDVLNPGLCEVNMGTPLREIIDDYAGGMLYGKKFKAALVGGAAGAFIPAQLLNIKMDFHNLAEYKAVLGSGAIMVMSEEKCIAEMLWSILKFFRHESCGKCSPCNKGTEILYKLISKVIRCKATDQDLKQMLYVAERMKISLCALGQSPVMPIRSALQYFPDDFAGYLRKVQ
- a CDS encoding alanine racemase, translating into MKISCIDTPALIIDYNILQRNLKMMALLADSVGIKLRPHIKTHKINEIALEQITLSDNGITVAKLSEAEVMSEAGINDILIANEIIGEQKIRRLSRLCINNCIQVCVDSSEGVNQLEQYLDLKDRKLGVLIEIDTGMNRCGLSAAADIVKLARLVINSEKLQFRGILSHSGNIYSSKSREEVQQIAEEEVQTMCYIADELISCGIKVTEVSIGSTPAAIFLEEARGITEFRPGNYVFNDNIQVSLGVTTVENCALTVISTVISKPTEDRIIIDTGSKCLGLDKGVHGSQLIKGHGLLKEYPEILIERLSEEHGILRVNKDHEIQIGDRLTIIPNHACSVMNLFDDVYVVKEAQIYAKWQVVARGKVT
- the fdhF gene encoding formate dehydrogenase subunit alpha; the protein is MTIYINGIACGAEPGQTVLQVAKDNGYYIPSLCYHPKTGPAGKCRVCIVSVEGMYGFQTSCNLPVKDGMKINIDTEELKEHQRLVVDLLLSSGKHDCLSCEQNGNCELQDAAYYLGIERPSFDLAPKTLDIDESSEMVYVDRSKCIQCGRCIEGCNNTVVNEVINFSERGFDTRIAFDDNLHLGESTCAQCGECVQLCPVGTLLDKNSIGKGRAWELEKVTTVCPYCGVGCQLELHIDRRRNKIIRVTGVEEAYVNKGMLCVKGRYGYDFVGDEARLTTPLIKNSEGNFQEATWDEAIALVAKRFKEIKEKHGLESIAGLASAKVTNEDNYVFQKFMRREIGNNNVDHCARLCHSSTVAGLAASFGSGAMTNDIADIRKADVILVTGSDTTAAHPVISARIKKAVRDAKTKLIVIDPKKIRLADYAEIYTAQRPGSDVAVLNGIMQIIIKNGWEDKDFIANRCENFDALKEEVMKDKYSPESVEKISGIPAQTLMDIAELFAKAPTASVFYSMGITQHTTGTDNVKTVANLQMLCGNLGIPGGGVNPLRGQCNVQGACDMGGLPNVYPAYQKVDDPKVKEKFEKLYNKPMSDKVGITVTEVTSAALDGRLKALYIMGENPFLSDPDQSHVIKALEKIDFLVVQDIFLTETAEFADVVLPAKSFAEKTGHFTNTERRVQRLNVAVKAPGQAKDDWEIIQLIANAMGSDWNYKSEKEITEEINLVAPSYAGITWDRIDLNGLQWPCPTTEHPGTPYLHKDKFARGLGLFHAIEFKEPAELPDDEYPLVMTTGRILEQFHTGTMTRKSPGLNALGKPSVMISVADAEKIGIKNSEMVQVKTRRGEIEIPAFVTKKIAQGTIYIPFHFAEAPANRLTINALDPIAKIPELKVCAAKVSKIKKK